GTCACTACACACTCACCGTCTCGCGAGGATATCTGTTGTTAGCGCTGTGTATGTCTGATGCCTGATGATGTCGAACTGCGGCAGGAGATTCTGCAAAGGACGCTGGAGGAAGTAGCGCAGGAGAAGAAACAGCACCAGAACCACCGGAACGAAAACgcggaagaggaaggagcGGCCAATCCGTGTGTGATATGCTTGGACGCGATCGCAGAGCCGGGAATAGCTATACCTTGCGGACATGCGAATTTTGattttctctgcttcttgAGTTGGTTGGAACAGCGGCCGAGTTGCCCTCTGTGTATGATCTCATCTCTACCCAGCGGACTGAGGAGACGGGTTCTAACGCGGACGCAGGCAAGAAGGAAGTTATTTCGGTGAAATACGACCTAGATGCTGCTGAAGGTCCCAAAATTTACAAGTTACCTCCTCCGGCTCCTCCCACTGCTCCTACGTCTACAACTGCACCTCCGTCGCATCGTCCACATCGACCGGATTTCCGTCGCGGCCGCCGTCCTCCCAGAGAAGCGCAACGCCCCCGAGCACCAGAACCAGATGACCCCCTCCTGCGACGAAGACATGTTTATCGCAACCAGCTATATTCCCTACGAGTCGGCTCGAATCGTCTCTCGCAATACCGCGAGTTAACACCAGAGCTCTTCAACTGCGACGAACAACTAGTATCGCGCGCGAGAAAATGGATCCGACGCGAACTGCGCGTATTCAGCTTCTTAAACCCCGAtcccgaagaagaagacgaaggaCCAGGCCCTAGTCGCAATAACCGAATAGCCCATCCCGGCCAACAACGACTAGAAAACCGCCGCGGAAACAACGCCGAGTTCCTCCTCGAGTATGTCATTGCAATCCTCCGCACAGTCGATGTGAAAGGAAGTGCTGGGCAGGCGGAAGAACTACTGCGCGACTTTTTGGGAAGGGATAATGCTCGGTTGTTTCTGCATGAGCTGTCGTCTTGGTTGCGGAGTCCTTATATGTCTCTCGAGGACTGGGATCGCAATGTGCAGTATGAGGATACAGTAGGGAGACCTTCGAGAGTCCCAGGTCCGCGAGGGTTGGAGCATGATCGTCGTTCGACTCCTGTTTTTGGGCCAGATAGGCGCTCTGGGCGTGGGAGGATATCGAAGCCATATTCCCCAAGAAGACCATATGATCGGGGGAGGTCGCGAGATGCGTCGACACAAGCGCGACGAATACAGTCCGCACGAGACAGGTATATCCCTGATTAAATGTACAGTATAGAATGTCACGTCGCGACGAATAAATAGATCTGATTATGCTATGAATAATGCCTTATATACTAACTAAATTTGGTATCTCTAATGAACAAGAATGCGAAATCATCCCTCATAAACGTCCTAACT
This region of Aspergillus chevalieri M1 DNA, chromosome 4, nearly complete sequence genomic DNA includes:
- a CDS encoding RING finger domain protein (COG:O;~EggNog:ENOG410PN69;~InterPro:IPR001841,IPR013083;~PFAM:PF13923,PF13920,PF00097,PF13639), coding for MPDDVELRQEILQRTLEEVAQEKKQHQNHRNENAEEEGAANPCVICLDAIAEPGIAIPCGHANFDFLCFLSWLEQRPSCPLCKKEVISVKYDLDAAEGPKIYKLPPPAPPTAPTSTTAPPSHRPHRPDFRRGRRPPREAQRPRAPEPDDPLLRRRHVYRNQLYSLRVGSNRLSQYRELTPELFNCDEQLVSRARKWIRRELRVFSFLNPDPEEEDEGPGPSRNNRIAHPGQQRLENRRGNNAEFLLEYVIAILRTVDVKGSAGQAEELLRDFLGRDNARLFLHELSSWLRSPYMSLEDWDRNVQYEDTVGRPSRVPGPRGLEHDRRSTPVFGPDRRSGRGRISKPYSPRRPYDRGRSRDASTQARRIQSARDRYIPD